From one Candidatus Limnocylindrales bacterium genomic stretch:
- the dnaX gene encoding DNA polymerase III subunit gamma/tau, with protein MSYEVVARRWRPLTFGSVVGQSHVTQTLANAIRRDRVPHAFLLTGTRGVGKTTIARLLARAINCTNRGENAEPCNQCPSCLQNLSGSSMDIIEIDGASNNGVDEVRDLIESAQYRPSSGRFKVYIIDEVHQLSKSAFNALLKTLEEPPSHVKFIMATTEVHKLPPTVLSRCQRYDFKRLSDDEIGRQLTTIAERDGMQISPDAIALLAREADGSMRDAQSLLEQAMAGADGPLGVAEVAQLLGVAGTELVSGIVESIVLGDAPRIVDLIGEVRRYGYDIERLLGEVLEILRHVTVATVANVKALSPVIPENHRRLATELRAKRSPLDLQRIFSSLLGTASDLRRGTHPDLVLEMGLLKVASLESVESAAELLSKLGAMESGSAPRSAAAPRTMSGPAPTPQRIEPQRTEPARTEAPRSQPQTAAPQRPAQSPPQAPPPPRTAAPAADRLPLAGKPNAAAVEAWTGPEGEPLEPLSEEEALARRWEAFLDDIKKKGGLDLYVTVTNCKLASITPEHVQIAPISASWAQKLKNPTVLGRVTEVARAHFGENVSVKIVDASAQAEGVTLQGIHDERTAKKKASALADPFVDKAVADLGGRVTKVSVYEE; from the coding sequence ATGTCGTATGAAGTGGTCGCACGCAGGTGGCGCCCGCTGACCTTCGGGTCGGTGGTGGGGCAGAGCCACGTCACGCAGACGCTGGCCAACGCGATCCGCCGCGACCGCGTCCCCCACGCGTTCCTGCTGACCGGGACCCGCGGAGTCGGCAAGACCACGATCGCCCGCCTGCTGGCCCGCGCGATCAACTGCACCAATCGCGGCGAGAACGCCGAGCCGTGCAACCAGTGCCCGTCGTGCCTGCAGAACCTGTCGGGCTCGTCGATGGACATCATCGAGATCGACGGCGCGTCCAACAACGGCGTCGACGAGGTCCGCGACCTGATCGAAAGCGCGCAGTACCGGCCGTCGTCGGGGCGCTTCAAGGTCTACATCATCGACGAGGTCCACCAGCTGTCGAAGTCGGCGTTCAATGCGCTCTTGAAGACGCTCGAAGAGCCGCCGTCGCACGTCAAGTTCATCATGGCGACGACCGAGGTGCACAAGCTGCCGCCGACGGTGCTGTCGCGCTGCCAGCGCTACGACTTCAAGCGGCTTTCCGATGACGAGATCGGGCGCCAGCTTACGACGATTGCCGAGCGCGACGGGATGCAGATCTCGCCGGACGCCATTGCGCTGCTCGCGCGCGAGGCCGACGGCAGCATGCGCGACGCGCAATCCCTGCTCGAGCAGGCGATGGCCGGCGCCGACGGGCCTCTCGGCGTTGCCGAAGTCGCGCAGCTGCTCGGCGTGGCCGGCACCGAACTGGTGTCGGGGATCGTCGAATCGATCGTTCTCGGTGACGCGCCGCGCATCGTCGACCTGATCGGCGAGGTCCGCCGCTACGGCTACGACATCGAACGCCTTCTCGGCGAAGTTCTCGAGATCCTCCGGCACGTCACGGTCGCCACCGTCGCGAACGTGAAAGCGCTGTCGCCGGTGATTCCTGAAAATCATCGGCGTCTTGCAACCGAGCTCAGGGCAAAGCGGAGCCCGCTCGATCTTCAACGCATCTTCTCGTCGCTGCTCGGGACGGCGAGCGACCTGCGTCGCGGCACGCATCCGGATCTCGTGCTCGAGATGGGACTTCTCAAGGTCGCATCGCTCGAATCGGTGGAAAGCGCGGCCGAGCTGCTGTCGAAGCTCGGTGCGATGGAGAGCGGCTCGGCGCCGCGCTCTGCGGCAGCGCCGCGAACGATGTCAGGGCCGGCGCCGACGCCGCAGCGAATCGAACCGCAGCGGACCGAGCCGGCGCGAACCGAAGCCCCGCGCTCGCAACCGCAAACCGCGGCGCCGCAGCGTCCCGCTCAATCACCGCCGCAAGCGCCGCCGCCTCCGCGTACAGCTGCGCCCGCGGCCGACCGCCTCCCGCTCGCCGGCAAGCCGAACGCCGCAGCGGTCGAAGCCTGGACCGGCCCCGAAGGCGAGCCGCTCGAGCCGCTGTCCGAAGAAGAAGCGCTCGCGCGCCGCTGGGAAGCGTTCCTCGACGACATCAAGAAGAAGGGCGGCCTCGACCTTTACGTCACCGTGACCAACTGCAAGCTCGCGAGCATCACGCCCGAGCACGTCCAGATCGCGCCGATTTCGGCGAGCTGGGCGCAGAAGCTCAAGAACCCGACGGTTCTCGGCCGCGTCACCGAAGTTGCCCGCGCGCACTTCGGCGAGAACGTGAGCGTCAAGATCGTCGATGCGTCGGCGCAGGCCGAAGGCGTCACGCTGCAGGGAATCCACGACGAGCGCACCGCGAAGAAGAAGGCGAGCGCGCTCGCCGATCCGTTTGTCGACAAGGCGGTCGCCGATCTCGGCGGGCGCGTCACCAAAGTATCCGTCTACGAAGAATAA
- the recR gene encoding recombination mediator RecR — protein MAYTPALQALIQLLTRLPGVGEKSAARLAFFILRGDQGYANELARAIESVKSATRFCSRCFALTEDDPCSNCEDPRRDRTIVCVVEEPADLVAIERSHGFQGIFHVLHGSISPLDGRGPEQLKIRELVERVGREPIKEVLVATNPTIEGEATAVYLSRLLKPLGVRVSRIAQGISVGGTIEYADGVTVGRAIEGRREM, from the coding sequence GTGGCCTACACGCCCGCGCTCCAGGCCCTGATCCAGCTTCTCACGCGTCTTCCCGGCGTCGGCGAGAAAAGCGCCGCGCGCCTTGCGTTCTTCATCCTGCGCGGCGACCAGGGCTACGCGAACGAGCTCGCGCGTGCGATCGAATCGGTAAAATCGGCGACGCGCTTCTGCAGCCGCTGCTTTGCGCTCACCGAAGACGATCCATGCTCGAACTGCGAAGACCCGCGGCGCGATCGCACGATCGTCTGCGTCGTCGAGGAGCCGGCCGATCTGGTTGCGATCGAGCGAAGCCACGGCTTCCAGGGAATCTTCCACGTGCTGCACGGATCGATCTCTCCGCTGGACGGGCGCGGCCCCGAGCAGCTCAAGATCCGCGAGCTCGTCGAACGGGTAGGGCGCGAGCCGATCAAGGAAGTGCTGGTCGCGACCAATCCGACGATCGAAGGCGAAGCGACGGCGGTCTATCTGTCGCGCCTCTTGAAGCCGCTCGGCGTGCGCGTCAGTCGCATCGCCCAGGGCATTTCGGTTGGCGGAACGATCGAGTACGCCGACGGCGTCACGGTCGGGCGCGCCATCGAAGGCCGTCGCGAGATGTAG
- a CDS encoding YbaB/EbfC family nucleoid-associated protein, with translation MAEEPSMMQMLKQARGLQKQMKQIQKRVDKKEVSTTLLDGKLEIVITGKLQVRRILLDQSLLENPDKRVLQDNLVLGVNTAIQKAQNLMAVEMQKMAGDMGLPPDAMNEAMGGDSESDDDTTGGGEAAGGGRLRRWLGR, from the coding sequence ATGGCCGAAGAACCATCCATGATGCAGATGCTCAAGCAGGCCCGCGGCCTGCAGAAGCAGATGAAGCAGATCCAGAAGCGCGTCGACAAGAAGGAAGTCTCGACGACGCTGCTCGACGGCAAGCTCGAGATCGTGATCACCGGAAAGCTGCAGGTGCGCCGGATCCTTCTCGACCAGAGCCTGCTCGAGAATCCCGACAAGCGCGTGCTGCAGGACAACCTCGTGCTCGGCGTCAACACGGCGATCCAGAAGGCGCAGAACCTGATGGCGGTCGAGATGCAGAAGATGGCAGGCGACATGGGTCTTCCGCCCGACGCGATGAATGAAGCGATGGGCGGCGACAGCGAAAGCGACGACGACACGACCGGCGGCGGCGAAGCGGCCGGCGGCGGACGCCTGCGCCGCTGGCTGGGGCGCTAG